A single genomic interval of Zobellia nedashkovskayae harbors:
- the msrA gene encoding peptide-methionine (S)-S-oxide reductase MsrA, which produces MSNKNLETATLGGGCFWCIEAVLQELKGVEKLVSGYTGGNAPGKPTYREVCSGLTGHAEVVQVTFDPSVISYQDLLIVFMTSHDPTSLNRQGGDVGTQYRSVIYFHDDTQKKVAETVIKELASYFDDPIVTELSPLPIFYDAEEYHQDYYRNNTSQGYCSAVITPKLAKLRKIHGDKLKQSQTSS; this is translated from the coding sequence ATGAGCAATAAAAATTTAGAAACAGCCACCCTTGGTGGTGGATGCTTTTGGTGTATAGAAGCAGTTTTACAAGAATTAAAAGGAGTAGAGAAATTAGTTTCTGGATATACTGGTGGCAACGCACCAGGTAAGCCTACGTATAGAGAAGTATGTTCTGGCTTAACTGGTCATGCAGAAGTAGTACAGGTTACTTTTGACCCTTCAGTAATTTCATATCAAGATTTGTTGATAGTGTTCATGACAAGCCATGACCCCACTTCTCTAAACCGTCAAGGTGGTGATGTGGGTACGCAGTACCGTTCGGTAATTTATTTTCATGACGATACTCAAAAAAAGGTTGCCGAAACTGTAATTAAAGAGCTGGCATCTTACTTTGATGACCCTATTGTTACGGAATTAAGCCCGTTACCTATTTTCTATGATGCAGAAGAGTATCACCAAGACTATTACCGCAACAATACCTCACAGGGGTACTGTAGCGCTGTAATTACACCCAAGTTGGCGAAGCTAAGGAAAATACACGGCGATAAGTTAAAACAGTCACAAACTAGCTCGTAA
- a CDS encoding DUF885 domain-containing protein translates to MKYKTSSVLLIFAVLLTTNCKQENNKTETVSLEEMASASKSLNDWFQKQWDEDVALSPMTQTYLGDKTDYDKWDDLSKNAEEKKLERSKSRLAFLKDSTYLNVLDEPTKLSYRLAVQHFENEIEDYQYRLYTYPVNQMFGIHSQVPSFLINMHKITNKSDAEAYVSRLNGVGIFFDQTIEGLKEREAAGIMLPKFVFPKVLESCNNILKGQPFETGNKQSTLLKDFSEKVNALDIKKEEKNTLIQSAEKALVSSVKPAYEKLISFLQEQAKRANNDDGAWKFPNGEKFFNNALARTTTTKMTSEEIHELGLSEVERIHSEMEAIKNKVGFEGSLQEFFTFMKNDKQFYYPDSKEGRDAYMKKATMIIDSMKSRLDELFLTKPKAKMIVKAVEPFREKAAGKAFYQQPAIDGSRPGTYYANMYDIMAMPNYQMEALAYHEGIPGHHMQIAIAQELEGIPMFRKMGGYTAYIEGWGLYSEKVPKEMGMYSDPYSDFGRLAMELWRACRLVVDTGIHSKKWTREKGIDYYVENTPNAKSDAVKMVERHIVMPSQATAYKVGMNKILELREKAKNELNDKFDIREFHDIVLLNGALPLNILEELVNAWITETSKKVNQAA, encoded by the coding sequence ATGAAATACAAAACTAGTTCGGTTCTATTAATTTTTGCTGTCCTACTTACCACTAATTGTAAACAGGAAAACAATAAGACGGAAACAGTATCACTTGAAGAAATGGCAAGTGCCTCCAAATCATTGAACGACTGGTTTCAGAAACAATGGGATGAAGACGTTGCATTATCTCCCATGACACAAACATATTTGGGCGACAAGACCGATTATGACAAATGGGACGATTTATCAAAAAATGCAGAAGAGAAAAAACTAGAACGTAGTAAATCTCGTTTGGCTTTCCTGAAAGACTCTACCTACCTAAATGTTTTAGATGAGCCAACAAAACTTAGCTATAGATTGGCGGTACAACATTTTGAGAATGAAATTGAAGACTACCAATATCGCCTATATACTTATCCTGTAAATCAAATGTTCGGAATTCATTCCCAAGTTCCTTCATTTTTGATAAACATGCATAAAATCACCAATAAAAGTGATGCCGAAGCATATGTCTCAAGATTAAATGGTGTTGGAATATTTTTTGACCAAACAATTGAAGGGTTAAAAGAACGCGAAGCAGCAGGTATAATGCTACCTAAATTTGTTTTTCCAAAAGTATTGGAATCATGCAATAATATATTAAAAGGACAGCCTTTTGAAACTGGCAATAAACAAAGTACGTTACTAAAAGATTTTTCGGAAAAGGTAAACGCTTTAGATATCAAAAAGGAAGAAAAAAACACACTCATACAAAGCGCCGAGAAAGCACTAGTGTCTTCAGTAAAACCTGCTTATGAAAAATTAATATCTTTTTTGCAAGAACAAGCCAAGAGAGCAAATAATGATGATGGTGCTTGGAAATTTCCAAACGGCGAAAAATTCTTCAACAATGCATTGGCTAGAACCACTACGACCAAGATGACTTCGGAAGAAATACATGAGTTGGGTCTTTCTGAAGTAGAACGTATTCATTCTGAAATGGAAGCTATCAAAAACAAGGTAGGTTTTGAAGGAAGTTTACAGGAGTTTTTCACCTTTATGAAAAACGACAAGCAGTTTTATTATCCAGATAGTAAGGAAGGTAGGGATGCTTACATGAAAAAAGCTACTATGATTATAGATAGCATGAAAAGCAGGCTAGATGAGCTTTTTCTAACCAAACCTAAAGCCAAAATGATTGTAAAGGCGGTTGAGCCTTTTAGAGAAAAGGCAGCTGGTAAAGCCTTTTACCAACAACCTGCCATAGATGGCTCTCGACCCGGAACCTATTATGCAAACATGTATGATATTATGGCAATGCCCAATTACCAAATGGAAGCCTTAGCTTATCATGAAGGTATTCCTGGGCATCATATGCAAATTGCTATTGCACAAGAACTGGAAGGCATTCCTATGTTCCGTAAAATGGGTGGCTATACTGCTTATATTGAAGGTTGGGGCCTGTACTCCGAAAAAGTACCCAAGGAAATGGGAATGTATAGCGACCCATATTCTGATTTTGGACGATTGGCCATGGAGCTGTGGCGTGCCTGTAGATTGGTAGTAGATACCGGAATACATTCCAAAAAATGGACACGAGAAAAAGGCATCGATTATTATGTGGAGAATACTCCAAATGCAAAAAGTGATGCCGTAAAAATGGTAGAACGCCATATTGTTATGCCTTCACAAGCTACTGCTTATAAAGTGGGAATGAATAAAATATTAGAGCTTCGGGAAAAGGCAAAAAACGAACTAAACGATAAATTTGATATTCGTGAATTTCACGATATAGTGCTTCTGAACGGTGCTCTACCTTTAAATATCCTAGAAGAATTAGTGAACGCTTGGATAACAGAAACCTCAAAAAAAGTAAATCAGGCGGCCTAA
- a CDS encoding DoxX family protein: MKTTQLYYRIALTLFSLAIIYAVANSFFNYEAVVTKFAELGYPLYLIFVLGAAQLLGLTILIFNKSNWLREWAFAGFFLNFAFGIIAHLMIRDGNGASAVFCIIALYVTYIQNKRLNEQRKIPAKDIYTQPTLKTVA; encoded by the coding sequence ATGAAAACCACACAACTTTACTATCGTATTGCGCTTACTTTGTTTTCATTGGCTATTATTTACGCCGTAGCCAATTCTTTCTTTAACTACGAGGCCGTAGTTACAAAGTTTGCTGAATTAGGATACCCTTTATATCTAATATTTGTATTAGGAGCTGCACAATTACTGGGATTAACCATTCTTATCTTCAATAAGAGCAATTGGCTCCGCGAATGGGCCTTTGCCGGATTTTTTCTAAACTTTGCATTTGGTATAATAGCACATCTAATGATTAGAGATGGAAACGGAGCGTCTGCCGTATTTTGTATTATAGCGCTTTATGTAACCTACATACAGAACAAAAGACTTAATGAACAACGTAAAATACCTGCAAAAGATATATATACTCAACCTACGCTAAAAACTGTAGCATGA
- a CDS encoding polysaccharide lyase family 7 protein, translating into MKKNELMTIVSVTGNLLSKLLPVFLLAYCLGSCSNEQVNDNEEQVLTKLSANSTKIGISSVSASTSQSPNVSGNTLDGSTSSRWSGFGDGASITYDLGSSANLDYVKIAFYKGDSRKTKFEVWVGNSTSNLTKIKSKTSAGSTSDFETFDLPNTNARYIRVIGKGYILNSGGSTTFWNSITKFEAWGSGGSVVVPPTGGDYPADVLGINSNTWKINSFTGSPGSSATYYDDITDASGISYNTYSDDNYFNTDGEWVFFKCYRGLGGSANSQNPRVELREMNNGNLASWSGDSGTHTMEWTVQVNQLPQDTDGDGGVLCFGQIHGPSTNSDGVEVDDVVRVQFIGDENQSSGSVSLKISGYVTEKQGGSQTFSGYSLDTTYNCKLVYSGGYIELYMNGSSVFRKEMEVDDLSENYFKVGNYLQSVKGASYTGSYGLVRIKNLSVNHN; encoded by the coding sequence ATGAAAAAAAATGAATTAATGACCATTGTTTCGGTCACTGGAAATCTTCTTTCGAAGCTATTGCCCGTCTTTCTTTTAGCATATTGCCTTGGCAGTTGCTCAAATGAACAGGTAAACGATAATGAAGAACAAGTACTTACTAAGCTGTCAGCAAATTCAACTAAAATCGGAATATCTTCGGTCTCAGCAAGCACTTCACAATCACCAAACGTATCTGGCAATACGCTAGATGGATCAACTTCCTCCAGATGGTCAGGTTTTGGTGATGGTGCCTCAATTACATATGACCTTGGTAGCTCTGCTAACTTAGATTATGTAAAAATCGCCTTTTATAAGGGAGACTCTAGAAAAACGAAATTTGAGGTGTGGGTTGGCAACTCAACTTCGAACTTAACAAAAATCAAGTCTAAAACAAGCGCTGGGTCTACATCTGATTTTGAAACATTTGACCTGCCTAATACCAATGCTAGATACATAAGAGTAATCGGTAAGGGATATATTCTAAACAGTGGGGGCAGTACCACTTTTTGGAATAGTATTACCAAATTTGAAGCATGGGGTTCGGGTGGTTCCGTAGTTGTACCGCCTACAGGCGGAGATTACCCTGCAGATGTCCTAGGAATTAACAGTAATACATGGAAAATTAATAGTTTCACGGGTAGTCCAGGATCTTCCGCAACTTACTATGATGATATAACTGACGCAAGTGGTATTTCATACAACACCTATTCAGATGACAATTATTTTAATACCGATGGTGAATGGGTATTTTTTAAATGTTACAGAGGTTTGGGTGGTTCGGCAAATTCACAAAATCCAAGGGTCGAACTTCGTGAAATGAATAATGGCAACCTAGCAAGTTGGAGTGGAGATAGCGGTACTCACACTATGGAATGGACTGTTCAAGTCAACCAGCTACCTCAAGATACAGATGGAGATGGCGGAGTATTATGTTTTGGTCAAATACATGGCCCAAGTACTAACTCAGATGGAGTTGAAGTTGATGATGTTGTAAGAGTTCAGTTTATTGGTGATGAGAACCAATCATCCGGATCGGTTAGCTTAAAAATAAGTGGTTATGTTACGGAAAAACAAGGTGGTAGCCAAACCTTTAGCGGATATAGCCTAGATACTACGTACAATTGTAAGTTGGTCTATTCTGGGGGCTACATAGAACTCTATATGAATGGTTCTAGTGTATTTAGAAAAGAAATGGAAGTAGACGATTTATCTGAAAATTACTTTAAAGTCGGCAACTACTTGCAATCTGTTAAAGGAGCTAGTTATACGGGGTCTTATGGTTTGGTTCGCATTAAAAACTTAAGCGTAAACCATAATTAA
- the msrB gene encoding peptide-methionine (R)-S-oxide reductase MsrB → MLTWKEVINFSIKGNPKPDRRVEKTEAEWRELLTPEQFRITRKKGTEQAHTGALCSAHDAGKYNCICCNTPLFDSTIKFESGTGWPSFTQPIKENAIKYHKDSSFGMIRVEVMCNTCDAHLGHIFPDGPEPSGLRYCINSESMQLQKESIKNEQ, encoded by the coding sequence ATGCTTACATGGAAAGAGGTAATCAATTTTAGTATAAAAGGAAATCCAAAACCAGACAGAAGAGTTGAGAAGACAGAAGCCGAATGGCGCGAACTCCTAACTCCTGAACAGTTTAGAATTACAAGAAAGAAAGGTACAGAACAAGCACATACCGGTGCTTTATGTAGTGCACACGACGCAGGAAAGTATAATTGCATCTGTTGTAACACACCGTTATTTGATTCAACTATTAAGTTTGAATCAGGAACTGGTTGGCCCAGTTTCACACAACCTATAAAAGAAAACGCCATTAAGTATCATAAAGATTCATCTTTTGGTATGATACGCGTAGAGGTAATGTGTAACACTTGCGATGCCCACTTGGGACATATTTTCCCTGACGGTCCAGAACCTAGTGGACTTCGCTACTGTATAAATTCAGAATCAATGCAATTACAAAAAGAAAGCATTAAAAATGAGCAATAA
- the lpxB gene encoding lipid-A-disaccharide synthase, protein MKYYIIAGEASGDLHGSNLMKALLAKDPSADIHFWGGDLMQNAGGILVKHYKEMAFMGFLEVLMNLGTIAKAIKFCKADIQKFQPDVIIFIDYSGFNLRIAKWAKEQGFKTNYYISPQIWASREGRIKDIKRDIDAMHVILPFEKDFYENKHNYPVNFVGHPLIDAIEDRNPVDEQQFRKDNNLDLEKPIIALLPGSRKQEVQKMLTLMLSVVKDFSEYQFVIAGAPSLDLDFYQPFLKNPNVNFIANKTYDLLSISHAALVTSGTATLETAIFKVPQVVCYKANWLSYQIAKRIITLEYISLVNLIMKKEVVKELIQNDLTTKNLRTELNKILEGPSRETQIQAYNELEKKLGGRGASVKAAELIVQNAEF, encoded by the coding sequence ATGAAATACTATATAATAGCAGGCGAAGCATCAGGAGACCTTCACGGTTCCAACCTCATGAAAGCCCTTTTAGCTAAAGACCCTAGTGCAGATATCCATTTTTGGGGAGGTGACCTTATGCAAAATGCAGGGGGCATTTTGGTAAAACATTACAAGGAGATGGCCTTTATGGGCTTTCTAGAAGTACTGATGAATTTGGGCACAATAGCTAAAGCCATTAAATTTTGCAAAGCCGATATTCAGAAGTTTCAGCCGGACGTTATTATTTTTATTGATTACTCTGGCTTTAATCTACGTATTGCCAAATGGGCTAAAGAACAAGGGTTCAAGACCAACTACTATATTTCGCCCCAAATCTGGGCTTCTAGGGAAGGCCGCATTAAAGACATCAAAAGAGATATTGATGCCATGCATGTTATTCTTCCTTTTGAAAAGGATTTTTACGAAAATAAACACAATTACCCTGTTAACTTTGTTGGCCACCCGCTTATTGATGCCATTGAAGATAGAAACCCGGTGGATGAGCAGCAATTCCGAAAGGATAATAATTTGGATTTAGAAAAACCAATTATTGCCCTATTACCGGGAAGCCGGAAGCAAGAGGTCCAGAAAATGCTGACCTTAATGCTATCGGTAGTTAAAGATTTTTCTGAGTATCAATTTGTAATTGCTGGGGCACCTAGTCTTGACCTAGATTTTTACCAACCTTTTCTCAAAAACCCAAACGTAAATTTCATAGCTAATAAAACATACGACCTTTTGAGTATATCTCATGCAGCTTTGGTCACTAGCGGCACTGCCACATTAGAAACTGCTATTTTTAAAGTACCTCAAGTTGTATGTTATAAAGCCAATTGGTTATCCTACCAGATTGCCAAGCGTATTATTACTCTAGAGTACATCTCTCTTGTGAACCTCATTATGAAAAAAGAGGTTGTAAAAGAGCTTATTCAAAACGATTTGACCACCAAGAATCTACGAACCGAGCTGAATAAAATACTTGAAGGACCATCTCGCGAAACACAAATTCAAGCCTACAATGAGCTAGAAAAAAAGTTGGGTGGCAGAGGAGCAAGTGTTAAAGCTGCCGAATTGATTGTTCAAAATGCCGAGTTTTAA
- a CDS encoding carboxy terminal-processing peptidase — protein MKRNLAYSLLVMLISVASCSFTNQSFETDDKDKLLLDLITYVLEKGHYEPKNIDDDFSVSVFEDFIDVLDPTKRYFLEEDINEFEQYKFQLDDQIKSTDISFFNLVYDRLIQRMEDAKVMYKEVLEKPFDYNKKESINIDYEKMSFAASKKELKERWRQQLKYATLGTYDSKMKGVKRGDTGDGKEGSEKSKPMTPKEAEKSSRESTQKTLDEFFDFVNDLERKDWFVQYINTIVDEFDPHTYYFAPDEKDKFDTSMSGKFEGIGARLQKKPEGAKIVDIISGGPVWRDARLEVGDQIMKVGQGDEEPIDIVGMRLDDAIKLIKGPKGTVVALTVRKIDGSLDTVELTRDVVELEESFAKSANIIKSDEKFGIIDLPKFYVDFDDYTERNAASDVAKEVERLKEEGAEGLIIDLRDNGGGSLKTVVEMAGLFIKDGPIVQVRSSGKGKDVYDDKDERIQWDGPLVILVNELSASASEILAAAMQDYKRAIVIGSKQTFGKGTVQNVIPLDNIVRSNEHGDLGAIKLTTQKFYRINGGSTQLEGVKSDVIVPDKYSYIDLGERDQANPLKWDKISPADYKAWDGYIDYEQTVANSAKRMAGNAQLKLIEENAKWLKSESDEMEISLNYDAYRADEQEHKKKMDYFKAIGEYDSKLSFESLKYEEELFTKDSVLREKRDRWHKNLAKDVYVEEAVNVLEDLKNNSLKHGKLAAVKG, from the coding sequence ATGAAAAGGAATCTTGCCTATTCTCTTTTGGTAATGCTAATATCGGTTGCTTCGTGCAGTTTTACCAATCAGTCTTTTGAAACCGATGATAAGGACAAACTGCTTTTAGACTTAATTACTTATGTACTGGAAAAGGGTCATTATGAGCCCAAGAACATTGACGATGATTTCTCGGTAAGTGTTTTTGAGGATTTTATTGATGTTTTAGACCCTACTAAAAGATATTTCTTGGAAGAGGACATCAATGAATTTGAGCAGTACAAATTTCAATTAGACGATCAAATCAAAAGTACGGACATCTCTTTTTTCAACCTTGTATACGATAGACTTATACAACGTATGGAGGATGCTAAAGTAATGTATAAAGAGGTTTTGGAAAAACCTTTTGATTACAATAAGAAGGAAAGCATCAATATAGATTACGAGAAAATGAGTTTTGCAGCTTCCAAAAAGGAGTTGAAAGAGCGTTGGAGACAACAACTAAAATATGCAACTTTAGGAACATATGACTCTAAAATGAAAGGAGTTAAAAGAGGTGATACTGGTGATGGAAAAGAAGGTTCTGAAAAGTCAAAACCAATGACGCCTAAAGAAGCAGAAAAATCTTCCAGAGAATCTACACAGAAGACTTTAGATGAATTTTTTGATTTTGTAAATGATCTTGAACGTAAAGATTGGTTTGTGCAATACATAAATACTATTGTAGATGAATTTGACCCACATACGTATTATTTTGCTCCGGATGAAAAGGACAAGTTTGATACCAGTATGTCTGGAAAATTTGAAGGTATTGGTGCGCGTTTGCAGAAAAAACCGGAAGGAGCTAAAATTGTAGATATTATTTCTGGAGGTCCTGTATGGAGAGATGCGCGTTTAGAAGTTGGTGATCAAATTATGAAAGTGGGTCAAGGAGACGAAGAGCCAATTGACATTGTCGGTATGCGCCTAGATGATGCCATTAAACTAATTAAGGGACCAAAAGGGACTGTTGTTGCACTTACAGTTCGTAAAATAGACGGATCTTTAGATACGGTAGAACTTACAAGAGATGTTGTTGAGTTGGAAGAGTCTTTTGCTAAGTCAGCAAATATTATCAAGAGCGATGAGAAATTCGGTATTATTGACTTACCTAAATTCTATGTTGATTTTGATGATTACACAGAAAGAAACGCGGCTTCGGATGTTGCTAAAGAAGTAGAAAGATTAAAAGAAGAAGGAGCCGAAGGTCTTATTATAGATTTAAGGGATAATGGTGGCGGATCGTTAAAGACCGTTGTTGAAATGGCAGGTCTTTTTATAAAGGATGGCCCAATAGTTCAAGTACGTTCTTCTGGAAAAGGTAAGGATGTTTATGATGATAAAGATGAGCGCATTCAATGGGATGGCCCACTTGTAATTCTTGTTAATGAATTATCTGCTTCTGCTTCTGAAATTTTGGCTGCTGCTATGCAGGATTATAAGAGAGCAATTGTTATTGGAAGTAAGCAAACTTTTGGCAAAGGAACCGTACAGAATGTAATCCCTTTGGATAATATAGTACGAAGCAATGAGCATGGTGACTTGGGAGCTATTAAATTAACTACTCAGAAGTTTTACCGTATAAACGGTGGTTCTACTCAGTTAGAAGGGGTGAAGAGTGATGTAATCGTTCCGGACAAGTATAGTTATATTGATTTAGGTGAAAGAGATCAAGCAAACCCTTTAAAATGGGATAAAATTTCTCCAGCGGATTATAAGGCATGGGACGGTTATATAGATTATGAGCAAACTGTTGCTAATAGCGCTAAGAGAATGGCTGGAAATGCTCAGCTTAAATTGATTGAGGAGAATGCCAAATGGTTGAAGTCTGAAAGTGATGAAATGGAAATTTCCTTAAACTATGATGCCTATCGCGCAGATGAACAAGAGCACAAGAAAAAAATGGATTACTTTAAAGCTATAGGCGAATATGATTCTAAATTGTCTTTTGAATCCTTGAAGTATGAAGAAGAATTGTTTACGAAAGATTCAGTATTGCGTGAAAAGCGTGACAGATGGCACAAAAATTTAGCCAAAGATGTTTATGTTGAAGAAGCTGTAAATGTTCTTGAAGATTTAAAGAACAATAGTCTAAAACACGGTAAATTGGCCGCTGTAAAAGGATAA
- a CDS encoding DNA/RNA non-specific endonuclease: MKRKTIYTILTICCAIGFWLFENFYTPDTYSQQTANGPKTSVAGNLMPSSTTGEIVEHSHFMLSYNEPFEQAEWVAYTLKKDHLTHDDRKRPYFIEDPKVRTKSADWRNYKGSGYDRGHLCPAGDRRFTKQAYNETFYTSNISPQNREFNAGVWNELEMQVRMWAKQYGEIFVVTAGVLENGLKEIGDEDVDVPKYYYKIIARGKGDNLKMVAFLMEGKQSSKPLKQFSVPVDEIEKRTGIDFFEKLAKEQQGQLESKVDTGSWSFKF, from the coding sequence ATGAAAAGAAAAACAATTTATACCATTTTGACCATCTGCTGTGCGATAGGTTTTTGGTTGTTCGAGAATTTTTATACTCCGGATACTTATTCACAGCAAACAGCAAACGGACCTAAAACTTCCGTTGCCGGTAATTTAATGCCTAGTTCTACAACAGGGGAAATAGTAGAGCATAGCCACTTTATGCTTTCTTACAATGAACCGTTTGAACAAGCAGAATGGGTGGCATATACTTTAAAAAAAGATCATTTAACTCATGATGACCGCAAACGTCCTTATTTTATTGAGGATCCAAAAGTGAGAACGAAATCTGCCGATTGGCGGAATTACAAAGGTTCTGGCTATGATCGTGGACATTTGTGCCCTGCAGGCGATAGGAGGTTTACCAAGCAAGCTTACAATGAAACCTTTTACACCAGTAACATAAGTCCGCAAAATCGCGAATTTAATGCCGGTGTTTGGAATGAGTTGGAAATGCAGGTACGTATGTGGGCCAAGCAGTACGGTGAAATTTTTGTTGTCACAGCTGGTGTTCTAGAAAACGGGTTAAAGGAGATTGGTGATGAAGACGTAGATGTACCTAAGTATTATTATAAAATAATAGCTAGGGGTAAAGGTGATAATTTAAAAATGGTAGCTTTTTTGATGGAAGGAAAACAGAGCTCAAAACCTTTAAAACAATTTAGTGTTCCTGTTGATGAGATTGAAAAACGCACAGGCATCGATTTTTTTGAGAAACTCGCTAAAGAACAACAGGGTCAATTAGAAAGCAAGGTTGATACCGGAAGCTGGAGCTTTAAATTCTAA
- the surE gene encoding 5'/3'-nucleotidase SurE, translating into MKKPLILVTNDDGITAPGIRALIRYMKELGDVVVVAPDGPQSGQGHAITIDNTLFANKIVVDEKHGALEEHSCSGTPADCVKMALQELLDRKPDICVSGINHGSNSSINVIYSGTMSAAIEAGIEGIPAIGFSLCDFSWHADFDQAAEIIKKIVSESLANGIPKGVVLNVNIPKAKKEEIKGIKICRQARANWKEKFDKRTSPGGKDYYWLTGEFELLDKGEDTDEWALANNYVSVVPTQFDLTAHHAIQQLNGWQFK; encoded by the coding sequence ATGAAAAAACCTTTAATTTTAGTTACGAATGATGATGGAATTACCGCTCCGGGAATACGCGCTCTGATACGGTACATGAAGGAATTAGGCGATGTTGTGGTGGTTGCACCAGACGGTCCACAATCGGGTCAAGGTCATGCCATAACAATAGATAATACATTGTTTGCAAATAAAATTGTGGTGGACGAAAAACACGGTGCCTTAGAGGAACATAGTTGTAGCGGTACACCAGCAGATTGTGTAAAAATGGCTCTCCAAGAATTACTGGACCGTAAACCAGATATTTGTGTAAGCGGGATTAACCATGGATCAAATTCTTCTATAAACGTTATTTATTCTGGAACAATGAGTGCTGCCATTGAGGCCGGTATTGAAGGTATTCCCGCAATTGGCTTCTCTCTTTGTGATTTCTCATGGCATGCCGATTTTGACCAAGCCGCAGAAATAATTAAAAAAATCGTTAGCGAATCTTTAGCTAATGGAATCCCAAAAGGCGTTGTACTGAATGTGAACATTCCAAAAGCTAAAAAAGAAGAAATTAAAGGAATAAAAATCTGCCGACAGGCACGTGCCAACTGGAAAGAGAAATTTGATAAACGGACTAGCCCAGGTGGAAAGGATTACTACTGGCTAACAGGTGAATTTGAATTACTGGACAAAGGAGAAGATACTGATGAATGGGCGTTAGCCAATAATTATGTATCTGTTGTACCTACCCAGTTTGATCTTACTGCACATCATGCAATTCAACAATTGAACGGGTGGCAATTTAAATAG
- a CDS encoding peptide-methionine (S)-S-oxide reductase, with translation MDKIALGGGCHWCTEAVFQSLNGVNKVEQGFISSTGNHSAFSEAIIVHFNPIVISLKELIEIHLHTHKSTSNHSMRNKYRSAVYTFSRGQTTKVHNILKELQANFDDPLITTVFPFKAFKSSQIEFKNYYYSNPEKPFCTKYIAPKLKLLKTQFNSSLKL, from the coding sequence ATGGATAAAATAGCTCTAGGCGGAGGTTGTCACTGGTGCACAGAAGCAGTTTTTCAATCTTTAAACGGAGTAAATAAAGTTGAACAGGGCTTTATTTCATCAACAGGAAATCATAGTGCTTTCTCCGAAGCTATTATTGTTCACTTCAACCCAATCGTCATCAGCCTAAAAGAACTTATAGAAATACATTTACATACTCACAAAAGCACATCTAATCATAGTATGCGCAACAAATACCGTTCTGCGGTCTACACCTTTTCGCGAGGTCAAACAACTAAAGTTCATAATATTTTAAAGGAACTACAAGCTAATTTTGATGACCCACTAATTACCACGGTATTCCCTTTTAAGGCTTTTAAATCATCTCAAATAGAGTTCAAAAACTACTATTACTCCAATCCCGAAAAACCGTTCTGCACAAAATATATTGCACCAAAATTAAAGCTTCTGAAAACCCAATTCAACTCATCGTTAAAGCTTTAA